The Acanthochromis polyacanthus isolate Apoly-LR-REF ecotype Palm Island chromosome 2, KAUST_Apoly_ChrSc, whole genome shotgun sequence genome contains a region encoding:
- the LOC110970671 gene encoding N-acetyllactosaminide alpha-1,3-galactosyltransferase-like → MKGQFFKVMSGHILRARNVWIFCCLVLLVLGVISLNSRYLTDTIMRTDLPVAVTESSRQYVNVDDTLNFEARPAVQTRTSWRAPIIWEGMFDPKVFDQKHIQENSTVALTVFAVGRYLDAYLKTFLMSAEQHFMLGLPVTYYVFTDLPDKVPNITVAPQRSLKVMQISKHNRWQDISMMRMKTISEAIELELRHLFRYVFCFDVDQEFKGRFGSEALGDSVALLHAHYYKAKEPAFTYDRNVKSKAFMKTGDYYYHAAIFGGTWENVKHLADACYLNIMEDKLNDVEALWHDESHLNKYFWIHKPSKLLSPEYCWDESIDDKSDIHIFRLVWAPKHYDTLRTS, encoded by the exons ATGAAAGGACAGTTTTTCAAAGTCATGAG TGGTCACATTCTGAGAGCAAGAAATGTGTGGATCTTCTGCTGCCTTGTGCTGCTTGTTCTTGGTGTCATTTCCTTAAACTCAAG GTACTTAACAGACACTATAATGAGGACGGATCTGCCGGTGGCCGTTACAGAATCATCAAGACAATATGTTAATGTGGACGACACGCTCAACTTTGA GGCCAGACCAGCAGTTCAGACACGCACATCTTGGAGAGCTCCGATCATCTGGGAGGGAATGTTTGACCCCAAAGTTTTCGACCAAAAGCACATCCAAGAAAATTCAACAGTGGCCCTCACCGTGTTTGCTGTGGGAAG GTACCTGGATGCGTATCTGAAGACTTTCCTCATGTCAgcagaacagcattttatgTTGGGATTACCGGTGACGTATTACGTGTTCACAGATTTACCAGACAAGGTGCCGAACATCACAGTCGCTCCTCAGCGAAGCCTGAAAGTCATGCAGATATCGAAGCACAACCGGTGGCAGGACATCTCCATGATGCGAATGAAGACGATATCGGAAGCGATCGAGTTGGAGCTCCGTCACCTCTTCAGATACGTCTTCTGCTTTGACGTGGATCAGGAGTTTAAGGGGAGGTTCGGCTCTGAGGCTCTGGGGGATTCTGTGGCCTTGCTCCATGCCCACTATTACAAAGCAAAGGAACCTGCTTTCACCTACGACAGAAACGTCAAATCCAAAGCCTTCATGAAAACCGGAGATTACTACTACCACGCTGCCATCTTTGGAGGCACATGGGAAAATGTGAAGCATTTGGCAGATGCCTGCTACCTGAACATCATGGAGGATAAACTGAATGACGTGGAGGCTCTGTGGCACGACGAGAGTCATCTAAACAAATACTTTTGGATTCATAAACCAAGCAAGCTGCTCTCCCCTGAGTACTGCTGGGACGAAAGCATCGATGATAAGTCGGACATCCACATCTTCCGCCTCGTATGGGCGCCAAAGCATTACGACACACTTCGTACTTCATAG